A window of Hordeum vulgare subsp. vulgare chromosome 5H, MorexV3_pseudomolecules_assembly, whole genome shotgun sequence genomic DNA:
CCATTTCATTTCCCTGCCGCCTGCACTGAAAATTCGAACCCGCCATAGAAAGAGAGGAATCATTCCCCAACTCCCCTCCTCCCGCCCCAACTCCGTgacccgtcgccgccgccgctgccacaATGCAACGGGGCATGGACACGTCGATCTCGGTGTTGTGCGGCTCCCTCTCCGACGTGCTCACCCATGCCAACTCCTCCCCCCGCGTGCTCTGtcctaaaaccctaaaccctacaaGAACTTTTTAAACCTGTTTATGATATGTTTCTGCCAACCCGTTAGTTCTGACATGGCAGAGTAGTCAACTCCACTAGATTGATTGTTATGTTGAGTGTTATGATAGGTGGGACCCACATGTAAGGATcaattctcttcttccttctccaagcATTTTTCTCTGGACATttcttcaagaagttcatacctgTGGACGTCGTCGGGGCCAATAGTGGGCGAGTTGGTCACCTGCCATTGCGCCGCTAGGCGAGCAGGCCATCACTCGAGTTGGTTGCACAGATGCCTTGCTTGGTGGGAGTAGTTCTGTAGCAGGGATGAACGGACCATGGAGGGGAGAGGCGTTGCGGGGCGCGCGGAGATCTCGTTATCTGATGGCTGAGGAGGCGGATGCTGTTTTAGTTCGTTGCAGTCGGATGCGGCCTAGCACGCCCCGGGGAAGAAAGATGAAGAAGACAACTAAGACATGTGTCCCACCTGTCATAAAAGTTAACATAATGGTTAAATAAAAATAGTTGATTACTGTGCCACGTCAGCGCTGACGAGTGGGTCCAACATATCATAAACGGGGTTAAGAACATCTAACCGGACACTTTTCTAGCATGATATGCTAAATATTAGTCCGAAAATGATATTTCTGGACATTTGTTCTCAAAGTGGTACGTTTCTGTTATGGTTGGTCGTATTATGGTAGTTTTTAGCTAAatacttagagcatctctaatagATGGTTCAAAATTTAGCGGTCTAAAATCGAAGATGTAAAATTTGGACCGCCAAAAAGTACGTTTTGGAGCTTTGAAAAAAGGCCAACTCCAACAGATGGTTCAAATTCTCATGGTCCAAAAGACCAActccaatagatggtccaaaTTCATGGTCCAAACCCGGCCAGCAGCCGCGCGTGTGCTGTTCAGCCGCTGTCCAGCCACTGTACAGCCGCACATATTGCATAAAAACATGTTTtgaaacaacataaaaaaattcatgTCCACAATATCAAATTATTACATAGTTTTTCAGATCCAGGAGATAAAATGCAACACAAATACAACATAGTTTCCTCCGGACGGTTGGATTGGCTGCTGCTGACGGCTGCGGACGGATGGCGGCGGTGATAAGAAAAGAGCTTCGAGGCCGGCCAAGAGGAGCTCGGCGGGCGGCGAACAGTACTTCGGCAGCCGGGCGGAGGGCTTCGTGCGACGGTCGTGCGGCCGGCACAACGGCCGTGAACACGCTCACGACCGACGGGGACGAGGTCGGCGGCAGCCTTAGACCCGACGGAGGCCTACCGCGGCAGCCGGACCGCCGGAGGCGCCTAATCCCACGCCAGCTGCCTCCCGATTCGGCGGCGTCCGGGCGGCTGCGAGCCGGCTACCGgcgagggaggcgacggcggcggagggCGGCGGCAGGGatttggggtggtggcggcgccgacGGCGTGGTTTTCGGCGGTCGCGGCGGCGGATTCCGGCCGACTGGTCTTCGGGCGGGCGGACGGGCGCGGGCGGGAACGGAAAGGAAGTGGCGGTTGGGCGTTCGCGGGCGGCGGCTGGTTTTGGACCAGATGCACCTCGTGATGTAAATTTGTATCGCGAGGTGTTGGATTTTACATCACCAGGAGGCCGCGGTCCAATTTTTTTACATATGGACCATGTGTTGAAGCACCGTTTTTTGCCCCAGACGGTTCAAAAGTTAGTTATTTTTACATTTGGATCATCTATTGAAGATGTTCTTAGGATTTCAAGGTTAACCTTTCAGAAAAGATttcaaggccatccctctctggaaaagagaaagagaagatttCAAGGTGCGTTTCAAGTCCTCTTCGCTTCTGCATTTTCCAGGTACGTTTTAAGTGATAAAATTCTTGTCCCGCTGATAGCAAGCAAACAAATTAATTCTTTCCAACTCTTGATTTGGCTCGAGCGGGAAGAGGCATCACATTGAAGAGAAAACCCGCCTTGGGGTGGATCCACCACGTGACCtgctcatcagacgagagaaattctgtcgtcgtcgttctctttATGCAGTGGCCTGTTtctcaagtctgaagaagagaagCAGGAGTTGAAGAGAAAACCCGCGTTGAAACATCCGACTTGTATTATTTTTATTGCGATTTCTGAAGTGCTTGTTTATCACCCTTGCTCTTTCATATATGGAAATAAAAACAAGCAGAACCTCCTTTTCTTTGAGTTGCAGTTGAGTAGCTAGCACCATTGCATTGACAAAGTGCTTCTATTTGTCATTCCAACCAACACGGTGATGACTAGTAGAAaagggagaagaaaaaggaggaaccATTGAACCGGTTTGATTAAAAAAACAAACAACATGCAGCCAATGAGTTAAACTTGAGACTAATAAAACTATGTTTTCGCTTTATAACTGAGAATCATTCATCAAGATTTGGTTTAGAGAAATTCCACACCAAATTAACACGGGTTTTCTCGAACGGAAAGACGGTGCAGGCGGACGCGACCTCTCGGCTTCGGCGTCGCTACTTCAATACGGGGGCCATGTCCCAGAATCACAAGGTCGTGCATTCACCACCAACTACCAACATTATAAATAGGAAATATTATATAAAACAATAAGTAACGTACCAATATTTAATAATAAATAGTGTGAATATACATGTGAATTCATGTTAATACATATGAATTTACACTTAAACCAAAAAAACAACGAAGCTTACGTATTTTAAACATTCCAACAACTTATAGCCACACGGCGAGCCAATAAGTAGCCAAACAACAGTTTTCCCTAGATGACTTCTCTCATCACAACAGTTTTGACAGTATAGCTAATTCAAATAAATATGATCTTACAGAAATGCTATTCCAAGTAGCAGACACGACATTTCAAGATACAAGATGGAATACGAACGATCCATTATTTATGTTTATTAAATGTAAATGAAAGTTTAAACGCAAGAGGTGTGCTTCGGTAACCtccaccctcccccccccccccccccccccacacacacacaaaacataCAAAGGAGAACGTATACTCACCTTGTATTGTACACTACAGGCTACTGTACATATGCAATACGAGGTGGGTATACGTATGGTTGTCTGTAGTATACAATAGTGTACAATATGAGGTGGATATATGTTTCTCCTTTTACATTTGATTGGGGGATGTACCAAAGCAAAAGTGTAAACGCAATGGTACCAACTGGAGGATGTAGCACGAACTTTGGTTTCGCTGGCTCCTCTCATCTTTTATCAACACCTACAAGTGTATGAAAACAGCTTAGCACGTTAAAAATATATAAATCTATTATGCAACATgatagaggaaaaaagaagaaggattacattccaaaaaaataagaaaacattTTTTTGTGACAAAGAAGACATCAGTTAATAAGTGTTAATTTATTAGCaggaaaatgaagaaaatgataccTGAAAAGTAGCCAAAAATCCCAGAGCTAATCCACAAACCAAACCAAGGTGGGACGGTTAGGATGTTCCTCCATCGCTTTCTCCACAACAGCCTGCGGCACAGATACTTCATCATCATCCACACTAAGGCGAAGATGGCGCAACCTGGGCAAGCTTCTGAGTATCTCCACGTCTCTCGCATTGATCACTTTCATTGTGATGCATAGTTTTTCAAGGTTGACGAGTGAGGCCACCCATGTCGGAACCTCCGACACGTAGTCCCCCGCGATGATAAGCTCACGAAGGCCGCACTGTGGATCGGGAAACCATGAACGCTTGAAATACTCATCCGCTGCTTCCTTTACATAGATGTGCAGAGACTGAAGGCCTGCTTTGCCGAGCTCACAAATGGAAGAGAGaaactcctcctcatcctcctcgatctcctcctcctctttttcgaAATTAACATCACAATTACCCATATCATACATGTTCCATATTATGCCCAGCTTCCTCAGTTTTTTGAGTTGGCCAAGCCTCTTTAGAAATTCCGTTGACTGAGTATAAATATTAAGACCTTCCAACACTCGCAATTCCTCAATGGCTGCAATTTCATCCCGTACTGTTTCATAACCATCGACTTGTAGAGTTACATAACAGTCCAACCGTTCTTGGATGATCATAGGGATTTCCATTAGTTTGCTGTATCCTTTCACGTCAATCTCCAAATGTTGCAGCCTTGCCACCTGCTCTGGAAGCTTCTTGACGGCATTCGCATGTTTGAACCTCAGGTACTTGAGGTGCAACAAATTTCCAATACCTGCAAGGTGATCATCTTCTAACTGTGAACAATCCTCAAAGTCCAGAACACGCAAGAGTGGAAACTCTGCCAAAGATGGGATCTTCATATTATGACCAAACACATGGAGTGATCGAGCACTAGATACATCAAGACCCGATGGAATCTTGCCATCATTCTGTAAAGACACTCGACGGATCTTGGCCTTGGTATCAGGATTTATAACATCATGTACACCTACTATAGTAACAAAGTTCTCTTCAACAGCCTTAGATACAATGAAATCATGAACAGTTTCACGAACACGGCAACTCTTCACCTCGTCCCCAAATGTCTCGTCCATCTTTGCAGCCTGGATCAAGCTCCTATTGATGAGCTCATTGAAACTCATCTCCCCCGACTCATATACTGTATAACCGACTCTTTTCTTAATGAATCCCTCGCCAATCCACCGCCTTATGAGATTATCCTTCTCAATAATGTGTCTCTCTGGAAATATGCTCAGGTACAATAGACATGTTTTAAGATGAGGAGGAAGATCCAAGTAACTAAGGGATATTATGTTTACCATGTCTTCGACGCTAGAGTTTTTTAGTGCCCGACCAATTGAATCCTTTACTTGCTCCCATATTCCATTTTCACTTGCCTTATGAGCCAACACACCAGATATAGCTATGATTGCCGAAGGTAAGCCGGCACATTTATCCAAGATCTGACCAGAAATCCCTTGAAGGTATGATGGACATTTTTCTTCAGAGTTGAATAGTCTTGCGTAGAATAATTGCTTCGAATGCACCATACTAAGAGGCCTTATATTGTATACATGTCCTTTGAAAGTTGAGCAACATGATTGAGCCACGGCATGTATGCGGGTAGTGATAATTATTTTACTACCAGAAATGGTTGTGGCAAATGCACACTCAATAAACTTCCATATTTCCACATCCCGTATATCATCAAGTACAATAAAGTACCtgcaaaaatatataaataaaagTTGTGGTTACTGAGAAAAAAGATGCAGTAGAGGAGTTCGAATGTCCATAAAAATATATTTGTTCGGTCACACGAAGAGGGGAGTTTCGGCAGAACTTGGACGAAGGGAAGGGGTGTAAAGATGTTGGACGAAGGGAAGAGCAAAACGCTGTGTGGTGAAATAGGTAACCCTGGGGCTTTTTTAGATAAGTGGAGATTTCAGCTCATAAACACTATAAATAAAATCTATAATTCCGCATAGTATTATTTCAGAGTTTTGATTTGAATTTAGGATAATGTACAATTATTGTTATCAAAATTTTGGCTTatacatgaaaaatatcaaaaccGTACGCCTACACCTAGATATATACTTGAACGCATACTATATGTACTAGCGAATAGTGCTCCAAAAATATATATGAAAAGATAGTTCAAGTTTTAAAGCCATACTGTCTGTCTTCGAGGAAGTCTGAAATCATGGTGACAAGTTGTGGTAAATCCTCGTCAGGAGAAGGAGAATACCAACGGTTGAGTTGCTTGTAAATGGCGCGGATAACCTGGACCTTGTCTGGACTCCGTGGCACGGAACAGAACGCATCATGACAATTGAATTGGCTTtgcttgaggtcttggtacactTGTTTTGCGAGAGTGGTCTTGCCCATTCCTCCGGACCCAACAATGGCCACCAAGCTTGGGTTTGGTTGCTGCTGCGTTGACTCTGAATCAGAACCGGCGAGTAGTAGTTGGATGAGCTCTTCCTTGGGCCCATCAACGCCGACGAGCTTGGACGACGCGCCGCCGAGAGCTCTGCGGTCGACCTTGGCCCTCTTGTGGTGGCTGTGCCTCTCGGCGACCTGGACGACCTGTTGCTTGAGATCATCGACGGCCGTGGCGATCATCTGGTGACGAGCCTTGGTCCGGCCAAGCATGGCCTGCATCTTGTCCAACAGTCCGGCCAGCTCAGCGGACTTGTCGGTGATGCTAGCCATGATGAAGCCGCCGAggttgtcgtcgatgtcgtaggaCAGCTCCCGGATCTCGTGCATGCAGGCCTTGTCCTGCGCGCTGGGAATGGGATCCGACGACGACGACTTGGTGAGGAGGAAGGCGTTCATGGCCGCGAGCTCGCGGGTGAGGAGCTCGACCTCGCCGCGCACCCCCTTGCACTCGTCGTCGCCGAGGAGAGCAGCCAGCTTTGCCACGGCGGGCTGCAGCGCCCCCGTCGCTGCGCTCACCAGACCCTCCTCCTCCATTGTTGCTCAGCTCAGTAGTCGGATCTGGATCCGTCTCTCTTTTTTCTATGTGGGAATTGTGGGTGATGGTAATGGTACATGCTCTGCTGCGCCCACCAGACCACCTCGTCGGAGGAGCgtgcacgtcgtccacctcgtcGCACGCTGGACGATCGATGAACGTGGCGTAAAATAAAACGATCACCTGCTAGACTAATTAATCCATGTGTATACCAATCTATACCTaacaataaagcggctattgcttccgtcggaaaacccatcacaacatttttataaaaaaacccgtataatttttgttattcaacccgcgcttcatcatttatctgcaacgcaaaaaaaaaaaaacgatttgcagcaaaaattatacccgtacgcatcgcctccttccgtcgaccctgggccaccctgtccTGTGCCCaggcgccgccacaccactcgccaccgcggccgacctcaaccgccaccgctgccgatctcaacccacccgcctccgcggccgtacctctccccgctcactgcccccattgcggcgctcgagcgcatcgcgtcgaccctggtccaccctggcctgtgcccaggccgctgccacaccactcaccgccgcagccgacctcaaccaccactgttgtcgatctcaacccacccgcctccgcgactGTACctatgcccgcttgctgcccccgtttcggcgctcgagcatagcttctggatcaaatcaacacgTCAGCTACTGTgagtggggatgatgcgtctgctcgatgcagaacggcgacgATGCGCGGATAAggtgcggcggagcgaagtacttgcaggtcgaggcgggcctccatggctcacacgaaga
This region includes:
- the LOC123395743 gene encoding disease resistance protein RGA5-like, which gives rise to MEEEGLVSAATGALQPAVAKLAALLGDDECKGVRGEVELLTRELAAMNAFLLTKSSSSDPIPSAQDKACMHEIRELSYDIDDNLGGFIMASITDKSAELAGLLDKMQAMLGRTKARHQMIATAVDDLKQQVVQVAERHSHHKRAKVDRRALGGASSKLVGVDGPKEELIQLLLAGSDSESTQQQPNPSLVAIVGSGGMGKTTLAKQVYQDLKQSQFNCHDAFCSVPRSPDKVQVIRAIYKQLNRWYSPSPDEDLPQLVTMISDFLEDRQYFIVLDDIRDVEIWKFIECAFATTISGSKIIITTRIHAVAQSCCSTFKGHVYNIRPLSMVHSKQLFYARLFNSEEKCPSYLQGISGQILDKCAGLPSAIIAISGVLAHKASENGIWEQVKDSIGRALKNSSVEDMVNIISLSYLDLPPHLKTCLLYLSIFPERHIIEKDNLIRRWIGEGFIKKRVGYTVYESGEMSFNELINRSLIQAAKMDETFGDEVKSCRVRETVHDFIVSKAVEENFVTIVGVHDVINPDTKAKIRRVSLQNDGKIPSGLDVSSARSLHVFGHNMKIPSLAEFPLLRVLDFEDCSQLEDDHLAGIGNLLHLKYLRFKHANAVKKLPEQVARLQHLEIDVKGYSKLMEIPMIIQERLDCYVTLQVDGYETVRDEIAAIEELRVLEGLNIYTQSTEFLKRLGQLKKLRKLGIIWNMYDMGNCDVNFEKEEEEIEEDEEEFLSSICELGKAGLQSLHIYVKEAADEYFKRSWFPDPQCGLRELIIAGDYVSEVPTWVASLVNLEKLCITMKVINARDVEILRSLPRLRHLRLSVDDDEVSVPQAVVEKAMEEHPNRPTLVWFVD